In Candidatus Hydrogenedentota bacterium, a single genomic region encodes these proteins:
- a CDS encoding sigma-70 family RNA polymerase sigma factor: MFMLWQDFDARVVRRVLAGRRDDFGILVERYLPAAQAVARGNLINPADTEDVAQESFVAAFQKLDTLRAPQRFGPWFITIVRNTARTWSRRQSRETSLEAINGLEPAVDPPAAEKEEMRRTLEQTLSTLEAEPREILMLHYFAGKSLREIAAMTGISREAAAKRLQRARAALGEELLKAVPEARPSRESNRVRARAILAAVAAAPVAWHAAPAYAATAFGAGALLKLFVTAAVLAGTAGALYVAGPQVFPPRAETVPAESGAASAHTTVDQTAAAEEAAETVSETPQTAATETSGSFPPTGTETISSMLVDLQDRPIPNADVYLELVNWAATETPPEPTARWSTQADADGKFRFENLPPGPYCITAFTPGMGGANDANIVKEHGYIPRNVKMYPIMPCSGVIRDETGAPIAGAVLYPVKHVLFPDEEFDHWTIASTRAVSDADGKFAFKGLIPGGWILYVVAPGRPPAYTEPVQVPATNAEVVLGGPGSLAGRVVDSRDGEPMPYVKLALVQGDTLYVAADATGAPVISERVRHAVQSGEDGTFRAEGLMPGEYRVRVEDPMLCLADPRQATRVETGKETQGFDIRVSTGGLIAGRITDKVSGAGIAGVDVNAYSSETGTGKSGQTDGSGQYQITGLPPGQYRVDVYSRVPGYLPSNMSERMVQAAIDQPQEGVDFTLEPGVTVSGTVVDGDGNLVEGAEVSGNTGFQTGDYSYDRVETDAAGAFALTRLRGGTELRLDAVKGDWRAKPYEGPLGNGGLADITMRLDVLAGSAIEGRVLDSGGKPLGKAYVQARQAGEDQPAAGVEAEMSGLFKLEGLQAGRYILTASPTDYGMYHTGLVVDDGSTSPETTVDVAERKTVKDVVVRCEIEANLTITGKVLSPSGRPMLYAALTVEGLPRYSTAKLDGSFEIDGLGKGAYTVYAAAPGYSPAVARNVPAGTRDLTLRLENLAILRGRVIDATANAPLDAFTVEYTSTSQLMEVASPGLNGTQTFTDAKGEFRIEGMSTLPTVLRVRANGYAMWETQLEGLAGGQENEILAELERGATIRGFVHDAAGQPLGQVQIQMSTTQPGYPVAEAAAVTTADGAFELRDVTPGEELRLVASREGFAPSVVTVTPEAGGVTPADVLLEEGGSLRIRAFQNGRKAQEFSVHVYDETGAGYGNRGDIARENGEYLYTSLPAGELTVTVSLEQGDTYLNRGETVSIVSGQETLLDVEFSGSGVIEGTVMIGGAAPEQGIVILEGETSASVHLGGSSEFSFTGLPAGEYRVRLFTQDPLVAGARLEETIVLGEGDRQRVDWNFDGGGAIQGAVAGMEPDCSCSVMVVRGEVDAPAFIQQLGNEEAMLSVVRMTQTDADGRFGVGYLEPGAYTLIAVSNRPGMTAETTRLAGQVVLVGAHGTAEVALTLREQ, from the coding sequence ATGTTCATGCTGTGGCAGGATTTCGATGCGCGGGTGGTGCGCCGGGTGCTGGCGGGCAGACGTGATGATTTCGGTATTCTGGTCGAGCGGTATCTGCCTGCGGCGCAGGCCGTTGCGCGAGGCAACCTGATCAATCCGGCGGACACGGAAGACGTCGCCCAGGAATCCTTCGTAGCCGCGTTTCAGAAACTGGACACCCTGCGCGCGCCGCAACGGTTTGGACCATGGTTTATCACCATCGTGCGGAACACGGCGCGCACCTGGAGCCGCCGTCAGAGCCGCGAAACCAGCCTTGAAGCCATAAACGGCCTCGAACCGGCCGTTGACCCCCCCGCGGCGGAAAAAGAAGAGATGCGCCGGACCCTGGAGCAGACTCTGTCCACGCTGGAAGCGGAACCGCGGGAAATCCTCATGCTTCATTATTTTGCGGGGAAATCCTTGCGTGAAATCGCCGCAATGACCGGAATATCGCGGGAAGCGGCGGCGAAACGGCTCCAACGCGCGCGGGCAGCATTGGGCGAGGAACTCTTGAAGGCCGTGCCCGAGGCGCGGCCATCGCGGGAATCAAACCGCGTGCGCGCGCGGGCGATTCTTGCCGCCGTTGCGGCTGCGCCCGTTGCGTGGCACGCCGCGCCCGCCTACGCGGCAACGGCTTTCGGAGCCGGCGCGTTGCTCAAGTTGTTCGTGACGGCAGCAGTACTCGCCGGGACCGCTGGCGCTCTGTATGTGGCGGGTCCACAGGTATTCCCGCCGCGTGCGGAGACGGTTCCCGCCGAATCAGGGGCAGCCTCGGCGCACACCACGGTTGACCAAACGGCGGCCGCCGAAGAAGCCGCGGAGACGGTCTCCGAAACGCCGCAGACCGCGGCGACCGAAACGTCCGGCTCTTTTCCTCCCACCGGCACGGAAACAATCAGTTCCATGTTGGTGGACCTGCAGGACCGGCCCATTCCCAACGCGGATGTCTATCTCGAACTGGTGAATTGGGCGGCCACGGAGACTCCGCCCGAACCCACGGCGCGTTGGAGTACTCAGGCGGATGCCGACGGGAAATTCAGGTTCGAGAATCTGCCCCCCGGGCCGTATTGCATCACCGCGTTTACCCCAGGCATGGGCGGCGCGAATGACGCGAATATCGTGAAAGAGCACGGCTACATTCCGCGGAACGTGAAGATGTACCCGATCATGCCGTGTTCCGGCGTTATCCGCGACGAAACCGGCGCGCCCATTGCCGGCGCCGTGCTGTATCCCGTCAAGCACGTGCTCTTTCCCGACGAGGAATTCGACCACTGGACTATTGCGAGCACGCGTGCGGTGAGTGACGCGGATGGTAAGTTTGCGTTCAAGGGACTCATACCCGGGGGCTGGATTCTGTACGTCGTGGCGCCGGGACGCCCGCCCGCGTACACGGAGCCCGTCCAGGTGCCTGCGACAAACGCCGAAGTCGTGCTCGGCGGGCCGGGTTCGCTCGCGGGGCGCGTGGTCGATTCGCGCGACGGCGAGCCCATGCCGTACGTGAAGCTGGCCCTGGTGCAGGGCGATACGCTGTACGTGGCTGCCGATGCCACGGGCGCGCCCGTCATCTCCGAACGTGTCCGGCATGCGGTGCAGTCCGGCGAGGACGGCACATTCCGCGCCGAGGGGTTGATGCCCGGCGAGTACCGCGTTCGCGTGGAAGACCCGATGCTCTGCCTTGCCGACCCCAGGCAGGCCACGCGCGTCGAAACCGGCAAGGAGACGCAGGGATTCGACATCCGTGTCTCGACGGGCGGCCTGATCGCCGGGCGCATCACGGACAAGGTCTCCGGCGCGGGAATAGCGGGCGTCGACGTGAACGCCTATTCTTCGGAGACGGGAACGGGCAAGAGCGGGCAGACGGACGGCTCGGGCCAGTATCAGATTACGGGTCTGCCGCCGGGCCAGTACCGGGTCGACGTCTATTCGCGCGTACCGGGTTATCTGCCATCCAACATGTCGGAGCGCATGGTGCAGGCCGCGATCGATCAGCCGCAGGAAGGCGTAGATTTCACGCTGGAGCCCGGCGTCACCGTGTCCGGCACCGTCGTGGACGGGGATGGGAATCTGGTCGAAGGCGCTGAGGTCAGCGGGAACACCGGCTTTCAGACTGGCGACTACTCCTACGACCGGGTGGAGACGGATGCGGCGGGTGCGTTTGCGCTGACCCGCTTGCGCGGGGGAACCGAACTGCGCCTGGACGCGGTCAAGGGGGACTGGAGGGCGAAGCCATATGAAGGGCCCTTGGGTAACGGCGGACTCGCGGATATTACCATGCGCCTGGATGTCCTCGCGGGCAGCGCCATTGAAGGCAGGGTGCTGGATTCCGGCGGCAAGCCGCTGGGGAAGGCATACGTCCAGGCGCGACAGGCCGGGGAAGACCAGCCAGCCGCAGGGGTGGAGGCGGAGATGAGCGGCCTATTCAAATTGGAAGGGCTGCAGGCGGGCCGATATATCCTGACGGCGTCCCCGACTGATTACGGCATGTACCACACGGGACTGGTAGTCGATGATGGCTCCACGTCGCCGGAAACGACCGTTGACGTGGCCGAGCGCAAGACCGTGAAGGACGTGGTGGTCCGCTGCGAGATCGAGGCCAATCTGACGATCACGGGCAAGGTGCTGTCCCCGAGCGGCAGACCGATGCTTTACGCGGCGTTGACGGTCGAGGGGTTGCCACGGTATTCGACCGCCAAACTGGACGGCAGCTTTGAGATTGACGGACTGGGAAAGGGCGCGTACACCGTTTACGCGGCCGCGCCCGGTTACTCGCCCGCGGTTGCGCGGAATGTCCCGGCAGGCACGCGCGACCTGACGCTGCGCCTCGAAAACCTCGCGATACTACGTGGGCGTGTAATTGACGCGACGGCGAACGCCCCGCTGGACGCGTTTACCGTCGAGTACACGTCGACATCGCAGTTGATGGAGGTGGCTTCGCCGGGCCTGAACGGCACGCAGACGTTCACGGACGCCAAGGGCGAATTCCGCATCGAGGGCATGTCAACGCTGCCGACGGTCCTGCGCGTTCGCGCCAACGGCTATGCGATGTGGGAGACACAACTTGAGGGACTCGCCGGCGGCCAGGAAAACGAAATCCTCGCGGAACTCGAGCGTGGCGCGACCATTCGGGGTTTTGTGCACGACGCCGCGGGCCAGCCCCTGGGACAGGTCCAGATTCAGATGTCTACGACACAGCCGGGCTATCCCGTGGCAGAGGCGGCGGCCGTTACCACCGCCGACGGCGCTTTCGAACTGCGAGACGTTACGCCCGGCGAGGAACTGCGGCTTGTGGCGTCGCGTGAGGGCTTCGCGCCGTCTGTTGTCACCGTAACGCCCGAAGCGGGCGGCGTTACGCCCGCGGACGTACTTCTGGAGGAAGGCGGCTCGCTGCGCATTCGCGCGTTTCAAAACGGCCGGAAGGCGCAGGAATTCTCCGTGCACGTCTATGATGAAACAGGCGCCGGATACGGCAATCGAGGCGACATTGCGCGAGAGAACGGCGAATACTTGTACACCAGTCTTCCTGCCGGCGAGTTGACCGTCACGGTGTCGTTGGAGCAGGGCGATACCTACCTGAACCGTGGCGAAACCGTTTCCATCGTGTCCGGACAGGAAACGCTGCTCGACGTAGAGTTCAGCGGGAGCGGTGTGATCGAGGGTACGGTCATGATTGGCGGCGCCGCCCCGGAACAGGGAATTGTGATTCTCGAAGGCGAGACGAGCGCCTCTGTCCACCTCGGCGGCAGCAGCGAGTTCTCCTTCACCGGCCTGCCTGCGGGCGAGTACCGAGTCAGGCTTTTCACGCAAGACCCTCTTGTGGCTGGGGCGCGTCTGGAAGAAACGATCGTGCTGGGTGAAGGCGACCGCCAGCGCGTGGATTGGAACTTCGATGGCGGTGGCGCAATTCAAGGCGCCGTCGCGGGCATGGAACCGGACTGCTCCTGCTCGGTCATGGTGGTGCGAGGAGAAGTGGACGCGCCGGCCTTCATACAGCAGCTCGGGAACGAAGAGGCGATGCTGTCCGTTGTCCGCATGACTCAGACGGATGCGGATGGCCGTTTCGGGGTGGGGTATCTTGAACCGGGCGCCTACACGCTGATCGCCGTCAGTAACCGCCCGGGCATGACGGCAGAAACGACTCGGCTGGCAGGCCAAGTGGTCTTGGTCGGAGCGCACGGCACGGCGGAGGTGGCGCTGACGCTGCGCGAGCAGTAG
- a CDS encoding isoprenylcysteine carboxylmethyltransferase family protein: MTKTLFLACGLLAYLAFFGTILYMIGFLGGFMAPKDIDDGATVSASEAVAVNVLLILAFAVQHTIMARTGFKRWWTQYVPKPLERSTFVLIASVILAVTFWQWRPMPDPLWSVESGTGRGIIYALFALGWVLVFYSSFLINHFDLFGLRQVYLHAKGEPYKPVPMKVVSLYRMVRNPLMLGFLIAVWAAPVMSYGHLLFAVCMTAYIVIGIQFEERTLSRELGAVYEAYRRRTPMLIPRPGRIGSGSLPDAGPDTATEKE, from the coding sequence ATGACAAAGACACTTTTTCTTGCGTGTGGCCTTCTGGCGTATCTGGCATTTTTCGGGACCATTCTTTACATGATCGGTTTTCTGGGCGGGTTCATGGCGCCGAAAGACATCGACGACGGGGCAACCGTATCTGCGTCAGAAGCGGTGGCCGTGAATGTGCTGCTGATCTTGGCTTTCGCGGTGCAGCACACGATTATGGCGCGTACGGGGTTCAAGCGCTGGTGGACGCAATACGTGCCGAAGCCGCTCGAACGCAGCACGTTTGTGCTGATTGCCAGCGTCATTCTGGCCGTGACGTTCTGGCAGTGGCGGCCGATGCCGGACCCGTTGTGGTCCGTTGAATCGGGTACTGGCCGCGGGATTATCTACGCGCTGTTTGCGCTGGGGTGGGTGCTCGTCTTCTACTCGTCTTTTCTGATCAACCATTTCGACCTTTTTGGTCTGAGGCAAGTCTATCTTCACGCAAAGGGAGAGCCATACAAGCCGGTACCGATGAAGGTGGTGTCCTTGTACCGGATGGTGCGCAACCCCCTGATGCTGGGGTTCCTGATTGCGGTTTGGGCCGCGCCGGTCATGAGCTACGGCCATCTGTTGTTCGCGGTGTGCATGACCGCGTACATCGTAATAGGCATTCAGTTCGAGGAACGCACCTTGTCGCGCGAACTGGGCGCAGTGTATGAGGCCTACCGCCGCCGGACGCCCATGCTGATTCCGCGGCCCGGCAGGATTGGCTCCGGGTCCCTTCCGGATGCGGGTCCGGACACGGCGACCGAAAAGGAATGA
- a CDS encoding DUF4114 domain-containing protein: SADAPILPGDFIDLGRLPEDTMLNFFLATPEHIFAPIPEANPDGIPHMVALAVEDSPYLLISFEDLLGGGDEDYEDAVFAVHVSEGNVEALLGRFDPWRVFKRNARRAAWLAIVIGGPLGAVALRRRLRVRRVKQTLAQASQLLTADRPHEAVAILRAAREAAKGSQKRQWEQVFYAAAEQGHDLANLADLYERAPRLFRSNEQTALSVGRAQIESGRSESFDTLRKSWKDRETAKDSWHLLDAAAMFREGRTPEALTLLERRCSSGTFEPARLARLASAKSQVCPNEAAALVRKALETEPVQAETHFWAAETLERLGDLAGALEHFGHAVRLAPQDPFIREGAADFCCRHRKIEGGLRLLSEGLAPPSIDSIWTRFLFWTRVAYPLPGAIDGKEPPPGPLQPLAGFLLQLPSDRFWDERQFHETKERNPGLQARPEVHWLRVLEALRLRKENHARWLLSFERSGWESWSPAFERALLRIIMYRQVASVGLLMTQETEIPARFETSHRFFDTLDAIVRNPGAMISPDLDGFLRGDFVFAAACLAAGWRDAAARMRPAGQFPGDAPEWARALWAQACGP; encoded by the coding sequence TCGGCCGATGCGCCTATCCTGCCGGGCGATTTCATAGATTTGGGCCGCCTGCCCGAGGACACGATGCTGAATTTCTTCCTTGCGACGCCGGAACACATTTTTGCGCCTATTCCAGAAGCGAACCCGGACGGCATCCCGCACATGGTTGCGCTGGCGGTAGAAGACTCGCCGTACTTGTTGATCAGTTTCGAGGATCTCCTTGGAGGCGGCGATGAAGACTACGAGGACGCCGTGTTTGCGGTCCACGTTTCGGAAGGCAACGTGGAAGCTTTGTTGGGCCGGTTCGATCCGTGGCGCGTGTTCAAGCGTAACGCCCGCCGCGCGGCGTGGCTCGCGATTGTGATTGGCGGGCCGCTGGGCGCGGTTGCACTGCGGCGGAGGCTGCGGGTTCGCCGCGTTAAGCAGACGCTCGCGCAGGCGTCGCAATTGCTGACCGCAGACAGGCCACATGAAGCGGTTGCGATCTTGCGCGCTGCCCGCGAGGCGGCCAAGGGTTCTCAGAAACGGCAGTGGGAACAGGTCTTCTACGCCGCGGCGGAACAGGGACACGACCTGGCCAACCTCGCCGACTTGTACGAGCGCGCGCCCAGGCTGTTTCGATCCAATGAGCAAACGGCATTGAGTGTGGGCCGCGCACAGATTGAAAGCGGCCGCAGCGAGTCCTTTGATACATTGCGGAAATCCTGGAAAGACCGCGAGACGGCCAAAGACTCCTGGCATCTGCTGGATGCCGCCGCAATGTTCCGGGAAGGGCGGACGCCCGAGGCGCTGACCCTGCTCGAACGGCGCTGTTCCAGTGGGACCTTCGAGCCCGCGCGGCTGGCGCGGCTTGCAAGTGCAAAATCCCAAGTCTGCCCGAACGAAGCTGCCGCGCTTGTGAGGAAGGCCCTGGAAACGGAACCGGTTCAGGCCGAAACGCATTTCTGGGCTGCAGAGACGCTCGAGCGCCTGGGAGACCTTGCCGGCGCCCTCGAGCATTTTGGACACGCTGTCCGCCTTGCCCCGCAGGACCCGTTTATCCGCGAAGGCGCCGCGGATTTCTGCTGCCGCCACCGGAAGATAGAGGGTGGCTTGCGCCTGTTGAGCGAAGGACTGGCGCCTCCCTCGATTGACAGTATCTGGACGCGCTTCCTGTTCTGGACCCGCGTCGCGTACCCGCTCCCCGGCGCGATCGATGGCAAGGAACCGCCGCCCGGCCCTTTGCAGCCGCTCGCAGGCTTCCTGCTCCAGCTGCCGTCCGACCGCTTCTGGGACGAACGGCAGTTTCATGAGACCAAGGAGCGAAATCCTGGCTTGCAGGCCCGGCCCGAGGTACACTGGCTGCGCGTTCTTGAAGCGTTGCGATTGCGTAAGGAGAACCACGCCCGGTGGCTGCTCAGTTTTGAACGCTCCGGATGGGAATCGTGGAGCCCCGCCTTCGAACGAGCGCTGCTCAGAATCATCATGTACCGGCAAGTCGCATCCGTCGGTCTGTTGATGACGCAAGAGACGGAGATTCCCGCCCGTTTCGAGACTTCCCATCGTTTCTTTGACACCCTGGATGCCATTGTCCGCAATCCCGGTGCGATGATTTCGCCCGACTTGGACGGTTTTCTGCGCGGGGACTTCGTCTTCGCCGCGGCCTGCCTGGCGGCCGGATGGCGCGACGCGGCGGCGCGCATGCGTCCGGCTGGCCAATTCCCCGGCGACGCGCCGGAGTGGGCCCGCGCTCTCTGGGCGCAGGCCTGTGGGCCGTGA
- a CDS encoding DUF1080 domain-containing protein, which produces MMRVIVGLTLLLCIPALAQESPPAADTVQLFDGRDLDGWYTFLKDRGRDVDPKGVFTVKDGTIRISGEEWGCITTREEYENYHIVVEFRWGDLTHAPRVENARDSGLLVHSSGEDGAYGGVWMHSIECQMIEGGTGDLLVVGDGSERFALTCPVAPEKQGSCYVFAPDGPSATIHEGRINWFGRDPDWKDVKGFRGRADVEKPAGEWNRLECIASGSEITVILNGTVVNHATDSRPHKGRIQIQSEGAEVFIRRVDLTPITP; this is translated from the coding sequence ATGATGCGCGTAATCGTCGGACTCACCTTGCTGTTGTGCATCCCTGCTCTCGCCCAGGAATCTCCCCCGGCGGCGGACACCGTGCAGCTGTTTGATGGCCGGGACCTCGACGGCTGGTACACCTTTCTCAAGGACCGCGGCCGCGACGTCGACCCCAAGGGCGTGTTCACGGTGAAGGACGGTACGATCCGCATCTCCGGGGAGGAATGGGGCTGCATAACGACGCGGGAAGAGTACGAGAACTATCATATCGTTGTTGAATTTCGATGGGGCGACCTGACCCACGCGCCGCGTGTTGAGAATGCGCGTGATTCGGGCCTGCTTGTCCACTCCTCCGGCGAGGACGGCGCCTATGGCGGCGTCTGGATGCACAGCATCGAGTGCCAGATGATCGAAGGAGGCACCGGAGACCTGCTCGTTGTGGGCGACGGCAGCGAGCGCTTCGCGCTGACGTGTCCCGTTGCGCCGGAAAAACAAGGCAGTTGTTACGTGTTCGCGCCAGACGGCCCGTCTGCGACCATCCACGAAGGCCGCATCAACTGGTTTGGCCGCGACCCCGACTGGAAGGATGTGAAAGGATTTCGAGGGCGTGCGGATGTCGAGAAACCGGCAGGCGAGTGGAATCGGCTCGAATGCATCGCCAGCGGCAGCGAGATAACGGTCATTTTGAACGGCACCGTCGTGAATCACGCCACCGATTCGCGCCCGCACAAGGGCCGTATCCAGATTCAGTCCGAAGGCGCGGAGGTTTTCATCCGCCGGGTGGACCTCACCCCCATTACGCCGTAA
- a CDS encoding HAD family phosphatase: MSFKWIITDIDGCLSPEESEPWDLDLFWELARLCRAAANGNGPIPPVTLCTGRPQPYVEVLAKILDVRLPIIAENGAVLYSLHDNWSRFGPGVTLDKVHGLRVIREYLDSVLLPRYPGALYQFGKEAMLSVYAEQPGVFAEMETAIQALVKERQLPEPVINATSYYLNISMSGVNKGTTLAALMAEHGVTRDEAVGVGDSVGDMPLRDAVGFFACPANAQDAIKAVADYVSPGNDVAGLLDILRLPQIMRR; this comes from the coding sequence ATGAGCTTCAAGTGGATCATCACGGATATCGACGGGTGCCTGAGTCCGGAGGAGTCAGAACCGTGGGATTTGGACCTGTTTTGGGAACTGGCGCGCCTCTGCCGCGCCGCGGCGAATGGCAACGGCCCGATCCCACCGGTGACGCTCTGCACTGGCCGGCCACAGCCCTATGTCGAGGTCTTGGCAAAAATATTGGACGTACGCCTGCCGATCATCGCCGAAAACGGAGCCGTGCTGTATTCTCTGCATGACAACTGGTCGCGCTTCGGACCTGGCGTCACGCTTGACAAGGTACATGGACTCCGCGTAATCCGCGAGTACCTCGACAGCGTACTGCTGCCGCGCTATCCTGGCGCGCTGTATCAATTCGGCAAGGAAGCCATGCTTTCGGTCTACGCCGAACAGCCGGGCGTATTCGCCGAGATGGAAACGGCGATCCAGGCTCTGGTCAAGGAACGGCAACTGCCGGAACCGGTGATCAATGCGACCAGCTACTACCTCAACATTTCCATGTCCGGCGTGAACAAAGGCACCACGCTCGCCGCGCTGATGGCCGAACACGGCGTAACCCGCGACGAGGCCGTTGGCGTCGGCGACTCTGTCGGCGACATGCCTCTCCGCGACGCCGTGGGCTTCTTCGCGTGTCCCGCCAACGCCCAGGACGCCATCAAGGCTGTTGCGGATTATGTTTCACCCGGGAACGATGTTGCGGGTCTGCTCGACATTCTCCGCCTGCCGCAGATAATGCGGCGGTAA